In one Lysobacter alkalisoli genomic region, the following are encoded:
- a CDS encoding flotillin family protein — MMIEQILPFLIGAGVLFVLILGLFGLFKAFYIKVPQGTALIVNDLSSTPKVHFTGALVYPVVYKKEFMKISLITLEVDRRGKDGLICRDNMRADITVAFYLRVNETQQDVLKVAKSIGVDRASEKGAVNELFNAKFSEALKTVGKKIDFVKLFENRQEFRDSIVDVIGNDLNGYILEDVAIDYLEQTPKSSLDPSNILDAEGIRKITELTAAQNVITNELSRNEELAIKKKNVETKEAMLALERQQADAEARQKREIETIKAREEAETLKVQEEERLKAEQARITVQEQLDIREENRLREVEVAQQNRQRAVVIEVEKVTRAKDLEIVSREREVELQKIEKEKALEVERKEIANVIRERVAVEKTVAQEEERIKEVREVSEADRHKQVIILEAQAKAEQELVRQVKQAEADETASRHKAVEVTVMAQADLEAAAKQAEAKKKLAEGIEAERAAPGLADARVLEVTAAAQEKEGLAQARVAAEKLIAEARGGQEKGLAEAKVLEEKLTAQARGEQSLGEAKAKATRDVGLSEADVLLQKLKAEAEGLGEKFGALEALTDDARAHEEFRMQLEKNFEQAIASIEANKDVAKEQADVLAAALSKANIDIVGGEGEFFNSFAKALSVGKAIEGVAGKSPIVQDVLQRLMALGKGDGVAKSEGRPLDS, encoded by the coding sequence ATGATGATTGAGCAAATACTGCCGTTCCTGATCGGCGCGGGCGTGCTGTTCGTGTTGATACTGGGCCTGTTCGGCCTGTTCAAGGCCTTCTACATCAAGGTGCCACAGGGCACCGCGTTGATCGTCAATGATCTGTCGTCGACGCCGAAGGTGCATTTCACCGGTGCGCTGGTCTACCCGGTGGTCTACAAGAAGGAGTTCATGAAGATCTCCTTGATCACCCTGGAGGTCGACCGACGCGGCAAGGATGGGCTGATCTGCCGCGACAACATGCGCGCCGACATCACCGTGGCGTTCTACCTGCGTGTCAACGAGACCCAGCAGGACGTGCTCAAGGTGGCCAAGTCGATCGGTGTCGATCGCGCTTCGGAGAAGGGTGCGGTCAACGAACTGTTCAACGCCAAGTTCTCCGAGGCGCTGAAGACGGTCGGCAAGAAGATCGACTTCGTGAAGCTGTTCGAGAACCGGCAGGAATTCCGCGACAGCATCGTCGATGTGATCGGCAACGACCTCAACGGCTACATCCTCGAGGACGTCGCGATCGACTACCTCGAGCAGACTCCGAAGTCGTCGCTGGACCCGAGCAACATCCTCGACGCCGAGGGCATCCGCAAGATCACCGAGCTGACCGCGGCGCAGAACGTCATCACCAACGAGCTCTCGCGCAACGAAGAGCTGGCGATCAAGAAGAAGAACGTAGAGACGAAAGAGGCGATGCTGGCGCTGGAGCGGCAGCAGGCCGACGCCGAGGCGCGGCAGAAGCGCGAGATCGAAACCATCAAGGCGCGCGAGGAAGCCGAGACCCTGAAGGTGCAGGAAGAGGAGCGTCTGAAGGCCGAACAGGCGCGCATCACGGTGCAGGAGCAGCTCGACATCCGCGAGGAGAACCGCCTGCGCGAGGTCGAGGTCGCCCAGCAGAACCGCCAGCGCGCGGTGGTGATCGAGGTCGAGAAGGTCACCCGCGCCAAGGACCTGGAGATCGTCTCGCGCGAGCGTGAGGTCGAGCTGCAGAAGATCGAGAAGGAAAAGGCGCTGGAGGTCGAGCGCAAGGAAATCGCCAACGTCATCCGCGAGCGGGTCGCGGTCGAGAAGACCGTCGCCCAGGAGGAGGAGCGTATCAAGGAAGTGCGCGAGGTGTCCGAGGCCGACCGCCACAAGCAGGTCATCATCCTCGAGGCGCAGGCCAAGGCCGAGCAGGAGCTGGTGCGCCAGGTCAAGCAGGCCGAGGCCGACGAGACCGCGTCCCGCCACAAGGCGGTCGAGGTCACGGTGATGGCGCAGGCCGACCTGGAGGCCGCAGCCAAGCAGGCCGAGGCCAAGAAGAAGCTGGCCGAAGGCATCGAAGCCGAGCGCGCGGCACCTGGCCTGGCCGATGCGCGGGTGCTCGAGGTCACGGCTGCGGCACAGGAGAAAGAGGGCCTGGCGCAGGCGCGCGTCGCCGCCGAGAAACTCATCGCCGAGGCGCGCGGCGGGCAGGAAAAGGGCCTGGCCGAAGCCAAGGTGCTGGAGGAGAAGCTGACGGCACAGGCGCGCGGCGAGCAGTCGCTCGGCGAGGCCAAGGCCAAGGCGACCCGCGACGTGGGCCTGTCCGAAGCCGACGTGCTGCTGCAGAAGCTCAAGGCCGAGGCCGAGGGCCTGGGCGAGAAGTTCGGCGCGCTGGAAGCGCTGACCGACGACGCCCGCGCCCACGAGGAGTTCCGCATGCAGCTGGAGAAGAACTTCGAGCAGGCGATCGCCTCGATCGAGGCCAACAAGGACGTCGCCAAGGAACAGGCCGACGTGCTGGCCGCCGCGCTCAGCAAGGCCAACATCGACATCGTCGGTGGCGAGGGCGAGTTCTTCAATTCCTTCGCCAAGGCGCTGTCGGTGGGCAAGGCGATCGAGGGCGTCGCCGGCAAGAGCCCGATCGTGCAGGACGTGCTGCAGCGGCTGATGGCGCTGGGCAAGGGCGACGGCGTGGCCAAGTCGGAAGGGCGGCCGCTGGATTCCTGA
- a CDS encoding YkgJ family cysteine cluster protein has product MSHPCLTCGACCATFRVSFHWAETTPTLGGTVPEELTERFDHHRVVMRGTSSKTPRCIALDAEIGVHSRCSIHAIKPSVCREVPASWEHGEPSPQCDKARLGHGMPVLTPADWDFPTEPTEPPTEPPAPVTPMAA; this is encoded by the coding sequence ATGAGCCACCCCTGCCTGACCTGCGGCGCCTGCTGCGCCACGTTCCGCGTCTCGTTCCACTGGGCCGAGACCACCCCCACCCTCGGCGGGACCGTGCCGGAAGAACTCACCGAACGCTTCGACCACCATCGCGTGGTGATGCGCGGCACGTCCTCCAAAACACCACGCTGCATCGCCCTCGATGCCGAGATCGGCGTGCATTCGCGCTGCTCGATCCACGCGATCAAGCCCAGTGTATGCCGCGAGGTGCCGGCGTCTTGGGAGCATGGGGAGCCGAGCCCGCAATGCGACAAGGCCCGCCTCGGCCACGGCATGCCGGTGCTGACCCCGGCCGACTGGGACTTCCCGACCGAACCGACGGAGCCGCCCACCGAGCCGCCGGCCCCCGTCACGCCGATGGCGGCCTGA
- a CDS encoding DNA repair ATPase — translation MAEQTAQSTDHDAPGKMAGADSAVDKAVAEGGAYEVLQRRLAEQGQNLRGLAEALNTQRLQEFGSSRMELVGRLRVRTENNCVARDLVQVGDRLLFGYNVFIGLKKETRVEDVFSMYQLVESGDGHDVTPIRLADSFLGDAGFVRDFAELYAYYKDTRLLQLAVRNGKLLAAFQIGERLDDLRVFRWAISDEGREVRYIDNRGERDIALPAPYDFEWTEATREMAVNGRHPHLNILDTVFVETIGGDLTIKIENNTDDGEGIHREPVEDKTQSLDDAKVAFARLGSLMLLKVLPYRETQWRHFVYNTLTRQVRRIDEIGQACIQLPEDHGIVFPGGYYLQNGEYRAFEQSMQGMRFKRALRSPNGEDVLYVFYEPVAGRIALFTYNMIERRLQTPMFGHGHARLADGRMVIFSSESDDPTRVHPMQVWRTPFTSDEFAARQPAGNTFMGRIGNAELVRGISDLYNLVREIEADEVSLQRYGQLAQDARRLFDLHHWLADPQAGEVAPLLHGIVATSESVLDEYEKVESIRRQSAQAMAEAVVAQKALLGSLMTDDWDTVQPYVEALGALSRQRGHLLTLRDYRYMDVAAIDAMEAALLEAQDRIGVATGEFLAGERALAPFTEQLKRLDEQAQAAESVSALAEPLASMQAMSADLDMLSELMATLKVDDATRRTHIVESISEIYARLNQAKARAEQRRKSLGSAESVAQFGAQFSLFSQSIASALALAQDPERCDEQLSRLMVQLEELESQFGEHDQFLADILAKREELLETFESHKQALLDDRQRKAQSVADAATRILDGLSRRTARLASADELNAFFAGDPLILKLRELVERLRTLRDNVRADDVEARLKGARDQAVRGLRDRSELFEAGGDVIKLGPRHRFSVNTQELDLTVMPRGDGLSLHLTGTDYFEPLQDPTLEELRGFWQVSLDSESPQLYRGEYLAGLMLDAAHEGRDGLDRDRLRQALAQPETLSKRVRDFAAPRYREGYEKGIHDHDATLILQALLPLQDSAGSLVHAPDARALAWLAWSLLQSGDDAGQWPDRARTVHDIARLLGRRDGIEALQREVAAAIADCVESGALPFEADVCPRAADYLVGELAVPKPSFLASRHARQLIDALHDRLDEARARDGFEQALTRLEARPVARWSLARDWLQALCADPVHAALSRHVDEAVALLLLGDTLGLKITEVDLHADVEGLLGEHPRIVDGKMRIAVDDFAARLRTHREVFVPGFQRYQAQRQAIVAREREAMRLDEFKPRPLSSFVRNKLINDVYLSVIGDNLAKQMGTVGESKRSDLMGLLMMISPPGYGKTTLMEYVAHRLGLIFMKINAPALGHEVRSLDPAQAPDATSRQELEKLNLALEMGNNVMLYVDDIQHTHPEFLQKFISLCDGTRRIEGVWKGRTRTYDMRGKKFCVVMAGNPYTESGEVFKIPDMLANRADIYNLGDVLGGMEDAFTLSYIENCLTSNPVLAPLATRDLADLYRFVDKVQGKEFSANALSHTYSGAEINEIGATLERLLKVRDVVYRVNQQYIASAAQADKYRTEPPFRLQGSYRNMNKLAEKISPVMNDAELQQLIADHYLGEAQLLTTGAEENLLKLAELRGTMDEAQQLRWAQIKRDFMRNKAMGGEDADVGARVVAQLADLVEGVKALESRAGASPSSGDAAPWAEIVTLLERLAERPASVAAGAMSVDRFPSALVEALSPLAEGMQARAEQQSLLLGEIANHLRERDETTPAIKTERQQQLEQALAEFADRLHGRTRR, via the coding sequence ATGGCGGAACAGACCGCGCAATCGACCGATCATGACGCACCCGGCAAGATGGCCGGGGCGGATAGCGCAGTGGACAAGGCCGTCGCCGAAGGCGGCGCCTATGAAGTCCTGCAGCGGCGACTGGCCGAACAGGGCCAGAATCTGCGTGGCCTGGCCGAGGCGCTCAACACGCAGCGCCTGCAGGAATTCGGCAGCAGCCGGATGGAACTGGTCGGGCGCCTGCGCGTGCGCACCGAGAACAACTGCGTCGCCCGCGACCTGGTCCAGGTCGGCGACCGCCTGCTGTTCGGCTACAACGTCTTCATCGGGCTGAAGAAGGAAACCCGGGTCGAGGACGTGTTCTCGATGTACCAGCTGGTCGAGTCCGGCGACGGTCACGACGTCACCCCGATCAGGCTCGCCGACAGCTTCCTCGGCGACGCCGGGTTCGTTCGGGACTTCGCCGAGCTCTACGCCTACTACAAGGACACCCGGCTGCTGCAGCTGGCGGTGCGCAACGGCAAGCTGCTGGCGGCATTCCAGATCGGCGAGAGGCTCGACGACCTGCGCGTGTTCCGCTGGGCGATCAGCGACGAGGGCCGCGAGGTCCGCTACATCGATAACCGCGGCGAGCGCGACATCGCGCTGCCGGCGCCATACGACTTCGAGTGGACCGAGGCCACCCGCGAGATGGCGGTCAACGGCCGCCACCCGCATCTGAACATCCTCGACACCGTATTCGTCGAGACCATCGGCGGCGATCTGACCATCAAGATCGAGAACAACACCGACGACGGCGAGGGCATCCATCGCGAACCGGTCGAGGACAAGACCCAGTCGCTGGACGACGCGAAGGTCGCATTCGCACGGCTCGGCAGCCTGATGCTGTTGAAGGTGCTGCCGTACCGCGAGACGCAGTGGCGGCACTTCGTTTACAACACGCTGACCCGCCAGGTCCGTCGTATCGACGAGATCGGCCAGGCCTGCATCCAGTTGCCGGAAGACCACGGCATCGTGTTCCCGGGTGGCTACTACCTGCAGAACGGCGAGTACCGGGCGTTCGAACAGTCGATGCAGGGCATGCGCTTCAAGCGCGCGCTGCGCTCGCCCAACGGCGAGGACGTGTTGTACGTGTTCTACGAGCCGGTCGCCGGCCGCATCGCGCTGTTCACCTACAACATGATCGAGCGACGGTTGCAGACGCCGATGTTCGGGCATGGCCATGCACGCCTCGCCGATGGCCGCATGGTGATCTTCAGCTCGGAAAGCGACGATCCGACCCGCGTCCATCCGATGCAGGTCTGGCGGACCCCGTTCACCAGCGACGAGTTCGCCGCCCGCCAGCCGGCCGGCAACACCTTCATGGGCCGGATCGGCAACGCCGAGCTGGTGCGCGGCATTTCCGATCTCTACAACCTGGTGCGCGAGATCGAGGCCGACGAAGTGTCGCTGCAGCGCTACGGCCAGCTGGCCCAGGACGCGCGCCGCCTGTTCGACCTGCACCACTGGCTGGCCGATCCGCAGGCCGGCGAGGTGGCGCCGCTGCTGCACGGCATCGTCGCCACCAGCGAATCGGTGCTCGACGAGTACGAGAAGGTCGAGAGCATCCGCCGGCAGTCGGCACAGGCCATGGCCGAAGCCGTTGTCGCGCAGAAGGCCCTGCTCGGCAGCCTGATGACGGACGACTGGGACACTGTGCAGCCATACGTGGAAGCGCTGGGCGCCCTGTCGCGGCAGCGCGGCCACCTGCTGACGCTGCGCGACTACCGCTACATGGATGTCGCTGCGATCGACGCGATGGAGGCGGCGCTGCTGGAGGCGCAGGACCGCATCGGCGTCGCGACCGGCGAGTTCCTGGCCGGTGAACGCGCACTGGCGCCGTTCACCGAACAACTCAAGCGACTCGACGAACAGGCCCAGGCGGCGGAAAGCGTCAGCGCGCTGGCCGAGCCATTGGCGTCGATGCAGGCAATGTCGGCCGACCTCGACATGCTGTCGGAACTGATGGCGACGTTGAAGGTCGACGACGCGACCCGCCGGACCCATATCGTCGAGTCGATCTCGGAAATCTATGCGCGGCTGAACCAGGCCAAGGCGCGCGCCGAGCAGCGTCGCAAGTCGCTGGGCTCGGCCGAGTCGGTGGCGCAGTTCGGCGCCCAGTTCAGCCTGTTCTCCCAGAGCATCGCCAGCGCGCTGGCGCTCGCCCAGGACCCGGAGCGCTGCGACGAGCAATTGTCGCGGCTGATGGTGCAGCTGGAGGAGCTGGAGAGCCAGTTCGGCGAGCACGACCAGTTCCTCGCCGACATCCTCGCCAAGCGCGAGGAACTGCTGGAGACCTTCGAAAGCCACAAGCAGGCGCTGCTCGACGATCGCCAGCGCAAGGCGCAATCGGTGGCCGACGCGGCCACGCGCATCCTCGACGGCCTGTCACGGCGGACCGCGCGGCTGGCTTCGGCCGATGAACTCAACGCGTTCTTCGCCGGCGACCCGCTGATCCTCAAGCTGCGCGAGCTGGTCGAACGACTGCGCACGCTGCGCGACAACGTGCGCGCGGACGATGTCGAGGCGCGCCTCAAGGGCGCGCGCGACCAGGCCGTGCGCGGCCTGCGCGACCGCAGCGAACTGTTCGAGGCCGGCGGCGACGTCATCAAGCTCGGCCCGCGCCATCGTTTCAGCGTCAACACCCAGGAACTCGACCTGACCGTGATGCCGCGCGGCGACGGTCTGTCGCTGCACCTGACTGGCACCGACTACTTCGAACCGCTGCAGGACCCCACGCTGGAGGAACTGCGCGGGTTCTGGCAGGTGTCGCTGGATTCGGAATCACCGCAACTCTACCGTGGCGAGTACCTGGCCGGGCTGATGCTCGACGCCGCGCACGAGGGCCGCGACGGGCTCGACCGCGACCGGCTCCGGCAGGCGCTGGCGCAACCGGAAACCCTGTCGAAACGGGTGCGCGACTTCGCCGCCCCGCGCTATCGCGAGGGATACGAGAAGGGCATCCACGACCACGACGCCACCTTGATCCTGCAAGCCCTGCTGCCGCTGCAGGACAGCGCCGGCAGCCTGGTGCATGCGCCGGACGCGCGTGCGCTGGCGTGGCTGGCCTGGTCGTTGCTGCAGTCCGGCGACGATGCAGGGCAGTGGCCGGATCGAGCACGTACCGTCCACGACATCGCCCGACTGCTGGGGCGTCGGGATGGCATCGAGGCGTTGCAACGCGAGGTCGCGGCCGCGATCGCGGATTGCGTGGAAAGCGGCGCATTGCCATTCGAGGCCGACGTGTGCCCGCGCGCGGCCGATTACCTGGTCGGCGAGCTTGCGGTGCCGAAGCCATCGTTCCTCGCCAGCCGCCATGCGCGACAGCTGATCGATGCCCTGCACGACCGGCTCGACGAGGCCCGGGCCCGGGATGGTTTCGAGCAGGCACTGACCCGGCTCGAAGCCCGTCCGGTGGCGCGTTGGTCGCTGGCTCGCGACTGGCTGCAGGCACTGTGCGCCGACCCCGTGCATGCCGCGCTGTCACGCCATGTCGACGAGGCGGTCGCCCTGCTGCTGCTCGGCGATACGCTCGGGCTGAAGATCACCGAGGTCGACCTGCATGCCGATGTCGAAGGTCTGCTCGGCGAGCATCCACGCATCGTCGACGGAAAGATGCGCATCGCGGTGGACGACTTCGCCGCCCGCCTGCGCACCCATCGCGAGGTGTTCGTGCCCGGTTTCCAGCGCTACCAGGCACAGCGGCAGGCGATCGTCGCGCGCGAGCGCGAGGCGATGCGGCTGGACGAGTTCAAGCCGCGTCCGCTGAGCTCGTTCGTGCGCAACAAGCTGATCAACGACGTATACCTGTCGGTGATCGGCGACAACCTGGCCAAGCAGATGGGCACGGTCGGCGAATCCAAGCGCAGCGACCTGATGGGCCTGCTGATGATGATCTCGCCCCCGGGCTACGGCAAGACCACGCTGATGGAGTACGTGGCGCACCGGCTCGGCCTGATCTTCATGAAGATCAATGCGCCCGCGCTCGGCCACGAGGTCCGTTCGCTGGATCCGGCGCAGGCGCCCGACGCCACCTCGCGGCAGGAGCTGGAGAAGCTCAACCTGGCGCTGGAGATGGGCAACAACGTGATGCTGTACGTCGACGACATCCAGCACACCCATCCCGAGTTCCTGCAGAAGTTCATCTCGCTGTGCGACGGCACCCGCCGCATCGAGGGCGTGTGGAAGGGCCGTACCCGCACCTACGACATGCGCGGCAAGAAGTTCTGCGTGGTCATGGCCGGCAACCCGTACACCGAGTCCGGCGAGGTGTTCAAGATCCCGGACATGCTCGCCAACCGCGCCGACATCTACAACCTCGGCGACGTGCTCGGCGGCATGGAGGACGCGTTCACCCTCAGCTACATCGAGAACTGCCTGACCTCCAACCCGGTGCTGGCGCCGCTGGCGACCCGCGACCTGGCCGACCTGTACCGCTTCGTCGACAAGGTGCAGGGCAAGGAGTTTTCCGCCAACGCGCTCAGCCACACCTACAGCGGCGCCGAGATCAACGAGATCGGTGCCACGCTCGAACGATTGCTCAAGGTCCGCGACGTGGTCTACCGGGTCAACCAGCAATACATCGCCAGTGCCGCGCAGGCCGACAAGTACCGCACCGAGCCGCCGTTCCGGCTGCAGGGCAGCTACCGCAACATGAACAAGCTGGCCGAGAAGATCTCGCCGGTGATGAACGATGCCGAGCTGCAGCAGCTGATCGCCGACCACTACCTCGGCGAGGCCCAACTGCTGACCACCGGCGCCGAGGAGAACCTGCTCAAGCTGGCCGAACTGCGCGGCACGATGGATGAAGCACAGCAACTGCGCTGGGCGCAGATCAAGCGCGACTTCATGCGCAACAAGGCGATGGGTGGTGAGGACGCCGATGTCGGCGCGCGCGTGGTCGCCCAGCTGGCCGACCTGGTGGAGGGGGTGAAGGCGCTGGAGTCACGGGCCGGTGCCTCGCCTTCGTCCGGCGACGCGGCACCGTGGGCCGAGATCGTCACCCTGCTCGAGCGCCTGGCCGAACGGCCGGCGTCGGTGGCTGCCGGGGCCATGTCCGTCGACCGGTTCCCCTCCGCCCTGGTCGAAGCGCTGTCGCCTTTGGCCGAGGGCATGCAGGCCCGTGCCGAACAGCAGTCGTTGCTGCTCGGCGAGATCGCCAACCACCTGCGTGAGCGCGACGAGACGACCCCGGCCATCAAGACCGAGCGCCAGCAGCAGCTGGAGCAGGCCTTGGCCGAGTTCGCCGACCGCCTGCACGGCCGCACCCGGCGCTGA
- the oleC gene encoding olefin beta-lactone synthetase, with product MSFPQDTPVAAGPVATTAPPGAPCNIAASLPRLAVEAPDRIAMRCPGRRGPDGLARYDQTLSYRELDARSDAIAAGLARHGIGRGTRTVVMVRPSPEFFLLMFALFKAGAVPVLVDPGIDKRALKQCLDEAQAEAFIGIPLAQFARVLLGWAKSARVRISTGRRAWLADATLAQVEADGRDAGPQLADTAPDEVAAIVFTSGSTGVPKGVVYRHRHFVAQIGLMRAAFGIEAGGVDLPTFPPFALFDPALGLTSVIPDMDPTRPAQAEPRKLHDAIARFGIDQLFGSPALMKVLADHGQPLPTLKRVTSAGAPVPAEVVAKMRELLPDDASFWTPYGATECLPVAVIEGRELQATREATERGAGTCVGRPVPPNEVRIIRITDEAIADWSQAELLPSGEIGEITVAGPTATDAYFNRDKQTRLAKIRETLPDGSERVVHRMGDVGWFDEHGRLWFCGRKSHRVETAAGPLYTEQVEPVFNVHPQVRRTALVGIGARGSQRPVLCVELAEGVTTRDWPRIERELRDIAAAHPHCAGIDRFLHHPKFPVDIRHNAKIGREKLAVWAAGVTR from the coding sequence ATGAGTTTTCCCCAAGACACTCCGGTCGCGGCCGGCCCGGTCGCCACGACGGCCCCCCCCGGCGCCCCGTGCAACATCGCTGCCAGCCTGCCGCGGCTGGCCGTCGAGGCCCCCGACCGCATCGCCATGCGCTGCCCCGGCCGTCGCGGCCCGGACGGGCTGGCCCGCTACGACCAGACCCTGAGCTACCGCGAGCTGGATGCGCGCAGCGATGCGATCGCCGCCGGCCTCGCCCGCCACGGCATCGGCCGCGGCACCCGCACCGTGGTGATGGTGCGGCCCTCGCCCGAGTTCTTTCTGTTGATGTTCGCGCTGTTCAAGGCCGGCGCGGTGCCGGTGCTGGTCGATCCCGGCATCGACAAGCGCGCGCTGAAGCAATGCCTGGACGAGGCGCAGGCCGAGGCCTTCATCGGCATCCCGCTGGCGCAGTTCGCGCGCGTACTTCTGGGCTGGGCGAAGTCGGCGCGGGTGCGGATCAGCACCGGCCGCCGCGCCTGGCTGGCCGATGCGACGCTGGCGCAGGTCGAGGCGGACGGGCGGGACGCCGGCCCGCAGCTGGCGGACACCGCGCCGGACGAAGTCGCCGCGATCGTCTTCACCAGCGGCTCGACCGGGGTGCCCAAGGGCGTGGTCTACCGCCACCGCCACTTCGTTGCCCAGATCGGGCTGATGCGCGCGGCGTTCGGGATCGAGGCGGGCGGGGTCGACCTGCCGACCTTCCCGCCGTTCGCCCTCTTCGATCCCGCGCTCGGCCTGACCTCGGTGATCCCGGACATGGACCCGACCCGGCCCGCGCAGGCCGAGCCACGCAAGCTGCACGACGCGATCGCGCGTTTCGGCATCGACCAGTTGTTCGGCTCGCCGGCGCTGATGAAGGTGCTGGCCGACCACGGCCAGCCGCTGCCGACACTGAAGCGTGTCACCTCGGCCGGCGCCCCGGTCCCGGCGGAAGTGGTGGCGAAAATGCGCGAGCTGCTGCCCGACGATGCCAGTTTCTGGACCCCCTATGGCGCCACCGAATGCCTGCCGGTCGCGGTGATCGAAGGCCGCGAGTTGCAGGCCACCCGCGAAGCGACCGAACGCGGCGCCGGCACCTGCGTCGGCCGCCCGGTGCCGCCGAACGAGGTCCGCATCATCCGTATCACTGACGAGGCCATCGCCGACTGGTCGCAGGCCGAGCTGCTGCCGTCTGGAGAGATCGGCGAGATCACCGTCGCCGGCCCGACCGCGACCGATGCCTATTTCAATCGCGACAAGCAAACCCGGCTCGCGAAGATCCGCGAGACCTTGCCCGACGGAAGCGAACGCGTCGTCCACCGCATGGGCGACGTCGGTTGGTTCGACGAACACGGCCGGCTGTGGTTCTGCGGCCGCAAGTCGCATCGCGTCGAGACCGCCGCCGGCCCGCTTTACACCGAGCAGGTCGAACCGGTGTTCAACGTGCATCCACAGGTGCGCCGCACCGCGCTGGTCGGCATCGGCGCACGGGGCTCGCAGCGGCCGGTGCTGTGCGTGGAACTGGCCGAAGGCGTGACGACGCGCGACTGGCCGCGAATCGAACGCGAACTGCGCGATATCGCCGCCGCACACCCGCACTGCGCCGGCATCGACCGCTTCCTGCACCACCCGAAGTTCCCGGTCGACATCCGTCACAATGCCAAGATCGGCCGCGAGAAGCTGGCGGTGTGGGCAGCAGGGGTGACGCGATGA
- a CDS encoding phospholipase D-like domain-containing protein: protein MDFSQLDRVLRDSIDDRRLDPGEKHELRALGEQLDRERVRYLRNRAFAMGRELMQADPGAVPEVLKWLEQVVRTLDMATAVASVESTACFTPGDACLRKLRELCRGARHAIDICVYTISDDRLREEIDAAHRRGIAVRVVSDNDKLHDAGSDVAWLHRRGVPVRIDDSPHHMHHKFALFDGRWLANGSFNWTRSASEYNEENLAVTDNAHLVRCFGGRFEILWERFRHTAPILDALAVA, encoded by the coding sequence ATGGATTTCAGCCAACTGGACCGGGTGCTCCGCGACAGCATCGACGACCGGCGCCTGGACCCGGGCGAGAAGCACGAGTTGCGGGCATTGGGCGAACAGCTCGATCGCGAGCGGGTGCGCTACCTGCGCAATCGTGCGTTCGCGATGGGCCGCGAGTTGATGCAGGCCGATCCTGGCGCTGTGCCCGAGGTGCTGAAGTGGCTGGAGCAGGTGGTCAGGACCCTGGACATGGCGACCGCGGTCGCGTCCGTGGAGTCCACCGCCTGCTTCACCCCGGGCGATGCCTGCCTGCGAAAGCTGCGCGAGCTGTGCCGGGGCGCGCGCCACGCGATCGACATCTGCGTGTACACGATCTCCGACGACCGCCTGCGCGAGGAAATCGACGCAGCGCACCGGCGCGGCATCGCGGTGCGGGTGGTCAGCGACAACGACAAGCTGCACGATGCCGGCAGCGACGTCGCCTGGCTGCATCGTCGTGGCGTGCCGGTGCGCATCGACGACAGCCCGCACCACATGCACCACAAGTTCGCCCTGTTCGACGGCCGCTGGCTGGCCAACGGCAGCTTCAACTGGACCCGCAGCGCGAGCGAGTACAACGAGGAGAACCTCGCGGTGACCGATAATGCGCATCTGGTGCGCTGCTTCGGTGGCCGATTCGAGATTCTGTGGGAGCGATTCCGACATACCGCCCCAATCCTGGACGCACTGGCGGTGGCCTGA
- a CDS encoding alpha/beta fold hydrolase codes for MSAATYPDYPFTPRRFEVRPGIGMSFLDEGPRDGEVVVMVHGNPSWSYYWRKLVSGLSGRYRCIVPDHVGMGLSDRPGDEAYDYTLQSRVDDLEALLQHLGVTGPLTLAVHDWGGMIGFGWALARRERVRRLVILNTAAFPLPAAKPMPWQLSLGRDSKLGGFMIRAFNLFARGAAWVGVEKRMPRAVRRAYTAPYDGWTNAISTLRFMQDIPLGEGDRAWPLLAESARALHEYADRPVFIGWGLRDFVFDKHFLDGFIAALPQAEVHAFEDANHYVLEDEAEVLVPAIRDFLDRRST; via the coding sequence ATGTCCGCCGCCACCTACCCCGACTATCCCTTCACCCCCAGGCGCTTCGAGGTGCGGCCGGGTATCGGCATGAGCTTTCTCGACGAGGGCCCGCGCGATGGCGAGGTCGTCGTCATGGTCCACGGCAATCCGTCGTGGAGCTATTACTGGCGCAAGCTGGTGTCGGGGTTGTCCGGTCGCTACCGCTGCATCGTGCCGGACCACGTCGGCATGGGCCTGTCCGACCGGCCCGGTGATGAGGCCTACGACTACACCCTGCAATCGCGCGTCGACGATCTGGAGGCACTGCTGCAGCATCTCGGCGTGACCGGTCCGCTGACCCTGGCGGTGCACGACTGGGGCGGGATGATCGGTTTCGGCTGGGCGCTGGCACGACGTGAACGGGTGCGGCGGCTGGTGATCCTCAACACCGCCGCGTTCCCGCTGCCGGCGGCCAAGCCGATGCCGTGGCAGCTGTCGCTTGGTCGCGATTCGAAGCTTGGCGGCTTCATGATCCGCGCCTTCAACCTGTTCGCGCGGGGTGCGGCGTGGGTTGGCGTGGAAAAGCGCATGCCGCGCGCGGTGCGCCGCGCCTACACCGCGCCCTACGACGGTTGGACCAACGCGATCAGCACCCTGCGCTTCATGCAGGACATCCCGCTGGGCGAGGGCGACCGTGCCTGGCCGTTACTGGCCGAGTCGGCGCGGGCGCTGCACGAGTACGCCGACCGGCCGGTGTTCATCGGCTGGGGCCTGCGCGATTTCGTGTTCGACAAGCATTTTCTCGACGGCTTCATCGCTGCATTGCCGCAGGCCGAAGTACACGCGTTCGAGGACGCCAACCACTACGTGCTGGAAGACGAGGCCGAAGTGCTGGTGCCGGCGATCCGTGACTTCCTGGATCGCCGCTCGACGTAA